From a single Micromonospora pallida genomic region:
- a CDS encoding YibE/F family protein — translation MGHDHSRPAVAAPPRVRRVLIATVVPLFLVTLVAALVLWPRDAPEVGGGEDAPRYHGTVERVVTEACPPAPETPEGTTAGPCGIATIAVETGPDAGQRVETPLPTGAGSPSVEVDDKVVLVVLTDPADPTVSSYSIAAHQRGKPLIWLALVFAVAIVAFGRWRGLAALGGLAASFAILLTFVLPGISAGQAPLPVAITGAALIMFVVLYLTHGVTAQTSVAVLGTLASLVLTGLLGSLATAFTHLTGYGSEDATTLSMFQADVDLHGLLLAGIIIGSLGVLDDVTVTQAATVTELAHANPDLTRLQLYRAATRVGRAHIASTVNTIVLAYAGASLPLLLLLTADTRGVTEIVTSEFLAQEIVRSIVATLGLIAAVPITTGLAALVTTAGRGGTTTPRPRRPAGERDEALAALSGPRVATGPNNIPDGPGRPGNTESTW, via the coding sequence ATGGGTCACGACCACAGCCGTCCCGCCGTCGCCGCGCCGCCGCGCGTACGGCGCGTCCTGATCGCGACCGTGGTCCCGCTCTTCCTGGTAACGCTGGTCGCGGCGCTGGTGCTCTGGCCCCGGGACGCCCCGGAGGTCGGCGGCGGCGAGGATGCTCCCCGCTACCACGGCACGGTCGAGCGGGTGGTGACCGAGGCCTGCCCGCCCGCCCCGGAAACCCCGGAGGGGACGACGGCGGGGCCGTGCGGCATCGCCACGATCGCGGTCGAGACCGGGCCCGACGCCGGACAGCGGGTCGAGACGCCCCTGCCGACCGGTGCCGGATCCCCCTCGGTGGAAGTCGACGACAAGGTGGTCCTGGTCGTACTGACCGATCCGGCCGACCCGACGGTGAGCAGCTACAGCATCGCCGCCCACCAGCGGGGGAAGCCGCTGATCTGGCTGGCCCTGGTCTTCGCCGTCGCCATCGTGGCGTTCGGCCGGTGGCGCGGGCTGGCCGCGCTCGGTGGGCTGGCGGCCAGCTTCGCGATCCTGCTCACCTTCGTGCTGCCCGGAATCAGCGCCGGGCAGGCGCCGCTGCCAGTGGCGATCACCGGGGCCGCGTTGATCATGTTCGTGGTGTTGTACCTCACCCACGGGGTCACCGCGCAGACCTCCGTCGCGGTCCTCGGCACCCTGGCCAGCCTGGTGCTCACCGGCCTTCTCGGCAGCCTGGCGACCGCGTTCACCCATCTGACCGGGTACGGCTCCGAGGACGCCACCACGCTCTCGATGTTCCAGGCCGACGTCGACCTGCACGGACTGCTCCTGGCCGGCATCATCATCGGCTCGCTGGGCGTGCTGGACGACGTCACGGTCACCCAGGCCGCCACGGTCACCGAGTTGGCCCACGCCAATCCGGACCTGACCCGGCTCCAGCTCTACCGGGCGGCCACCCGGGTCGGCCGGGCGCACATCGCCTCGACGGTCAACACGATCGTGCTCGCGTACGCGGGGGCGTCGCTGCCCCTGCTGCTGTTGCTGACCGCCGACACCCGCGGCGTCACCGAGATCGTGACCAGCGAGTTCCTGGCCCAGGAGATCGTCCGCAGCATCGTCGCGACGCTCGGGCTGATCGCCGCCGTGCCGATCACCACCGGCCTGGCCGCCCTGGTCACCACCGCCGGGCGGGGCGGTACGACGACCCCTCGCCCGCGCCGGCCCGCCGGGGAACGGGACGAGGCGCTGGCCGCCCTCAGCGGCCCCCGGGTCGCCACCGGACCGAACAATATCCCCGACGGACCCGGTCGACCGGGAAACACGGAATCGACATGGTGA